Genomic window (Tripterygium wilfordii isolate XIE 37 chromosome 11, ASM1340144v1, whole genome shotgun sequence):
aaaataaattcaaatatttgAGCACTTAATTTCCTTAAAATAAATTCATCGACTCAAAACCAATAATATCTTGAATAAGACTACTAGGACCGTCGGTCCAACCCGTCCAAGTGGCTGGATGCCATTCCCGATAATCTAAGAACATGGAAAAACATCGAATCAGTAAACGCAACTTGTTTTGTTTAGGTCCTCCATATAATTAATAACCCCTCTTGACCGACCTGATCAATTTAAGTCTATGGATTCTTGTTTTCATTGACTTTGCTTTCTTTCTTGCGTTGTAGAGGGGGTGTGCAAGGTCATATTTCCACGCCATGACTAGACCTCGTAGTGGCTTCTATTACCTACTCAATTCCTTTTATACAGTCACGATTAAGTCTATAAATCGAGAGGAAACATAAGCTACTCCTCACACCAACCAATCTCTACTTGCCTTACTCAGTTCTGCTCTTCTTTCTCGTTTCTCAAATGGTCTTAGCACACTCAGATGATGATCATGATCACCAAAAACAATCCCCATTCGAATTCCTTAAGCATCTTCAAGGATGTCACAAAGGCGAGAAGGTCAAAGATGTCAACAAGCTCAAAAAGTACCTCGAAAAGTTTGGTTACTTGAACTATACTAAGAATCAATCTCATGCCAATGACGATGAATTCGACGATCTTTTAGAGTCCGCTGTCAAAACTTACCAACTCAATTACCATATAAAGGCTACTGGTGTTTTGGATTCTAACACGGTATCAAAAATGATGATGCCTCGTTGTGGTGTCGCTGATATAATCAACGGTACAACTTCAATGCGCGCAGGCAAGAAACGACACCTTCTAAGCACTCATAATTTCCGTATAGTCTCTCATTACTCCTTCTTTCCTCGACGACCCAAGTGGCCCGcttcaaaataccatctcaCATATGGATTCCTTCCTAGAACCCGAAGCGATGCTATAGCCCCTGTTGCACGGGCTTTCCAAAGATGGGCTGCCAACACACACTTCACCTTCACTCAGACGCAAGATTACAGAAATGCTGATATGACTATTAGCTTTCATAGTCGTGATCATGGCGACGGAGCCCCATTTGACGGACGTGGTGGAACCTTGGCCCACGCTTTTGCGCCAACTACTGGATGGTTTCACTATGATGCGGATGAACCGTGGTCTGTGGGTGCGACCCGAGGCGCCTTTGACTTGGAGACTGTTGCGTTGCATGAAATAGGACACCTTCTTGGTCTGGGGCATAGTTCTGTTGAAGGGGCTATTATGTTCCCTACTATTAGTTCTGGAGTGACCAAGCTGGGTTTGCATGGGGACGATTTACAGGGGATAAAGGTTTTATATAACATGGCTTGAAGGTGAAGGTACTTAAGTTTGATTTCAAATAAGGGCAGTGGATTTCTGTTTGTGAGTGTCTGGCAATACTACTAGTAGTTAAGCCCAAAAATATGTTATGTTGTTTGCTTTATGTAAGAGTATGATGTTCAATAAAATAATAGTTGAGCATTATTGGTTTGTGTTTGGTGACTTAAATAAGTTATCTTCCTTGACAATATTTATAGAGATCTTTTTTATTTCCATTATAGTTTTATCATTTCAATATCACTAGAAATTATTTTCTTGGGCAATTCATTGTCAGGTCAGGTTTATATCAAAAATCAATTGACacgcaaatgagccattggttgagtggcaatgactttgcatgtctctgactaaggtcatgggttctagtctcacctcttccgaatatttataaggaggtgtgtgagcttagtctgcccctgcgtgggcttgatttgtgcctcctgtgtgaggcctgttgacacctgtactttcataggcttgatctgttggtgtgtcgtatattgtatttgtacttgtattcaaaaaaaaaaaatcaattgacacAATTAGCACTACATTTAAGTTGATTAATGTAGCCTCCGTCCCTGACCACTCCCCATGACTTTCAGCTCCACCCATTTGCCGTTAAACCTCACCCCTACAAATTATCCCAAAATGAATTAGAAATAATCTTTGTTGTGTATTGAACGAACGAAACGCGAATATAGAAGATATgcggaaacaaaagagagaaaaatgaatTAGAAATAATCTTTGTTGTGTATTAAACGAACGAAACGCGAATATAGAAGATATgcggaaacaaaagagagaaagaagacacaAGATTTAGCGAGGTTCAACACAACTTGTCTACGTCCTCCGGCAAAGAAATACAAAGAAactaatatgaagaagattacaaaagatatgagcttttaaagtcAAGAACTAACCCAAATCCCTTTCTCTCGGACTCTCACACTCTCTAACCTCTAGACGACTCTGTCTCACCTGTAGAAAGTTGCACAAACCTGAACTCTTATAGGTTACACGaattaaagaaaaggaaatcatAATTCCAACTCAAAACCTAATAGAAATATGATTTTACAACTAAAATTAAGTCAGTCCGGTTCCTTCCTCGAGGAAGAGCCCAAAACTTCCTCGATGAAGGACAATCTGGTATGAACCAAAAACTTTAACCTTGAGCTAAACTTCACAATTTTCTTGTAGCATTTGTAATTAATATTATCAATCAAATACCTAAAatgaattaaaaataattaattgattgaATTAGAATTGTCTCCATGGATCTGCTCATCTATGCGCAATCCTATAAATTAGGGCCACCAGTAGGCGTAACCTTTTACCCAGACTAAGTGACTAACGTTAATTGGTTTTGGATCAATTCACCATGTGAATAGAGATTCAAATCCTAAGTTAATAATGAATGAAAACAAGAGCTCATAGAGTTTTATTGATCAGGTTATGAGGGGTTATTAATTATATGGAGGACCAAAGCAATAGGCTCCCTAAGCAATAGCCCATCGCCAGAGTACTAAAATTGCCCAAATCTCAGCCTAACTAAGATAACACACAAGTGGACTTAATATTTTACTAACAGAAACCCCAAAATGAAGGCTCCTCGCAATCATCGTTTCATTtttctaaaaagtaaaaacaagaaTTTACTACAATAGATTATGAGTGATTTAACAGAGAAAATGAAGAGGGAAATGTGAAGAACGAAATGAAAGGACTTTTGTCTTACGCGTGCATGCATGGTTCTTTCTCCATTTCTTGCTTTATTGTGGAGCACAAAAGTCTTTTCTTAGGACTCTTAGTCTTCATTC
Coding sequences:
- the LOC120009550 gene encoding metalloendoproteinase 3-MMP-like, with product MVLAHSDDDHDHQKQSPFEFLKHLQGCHKGEKVKDVNKLKKYLEKFGYLNYTKNQSHANDDEFDDLLESAVKTYQLNYHIKATGVLDSNTVSKMMMPRCGVADIINGTTSMRAGKKRHLLSTHNFRIVSHYSFFPRRPKWPASKYHLTYGFLPRTRSDAIAPVARAFQRWAANTHFTFTQTQDYRNADMTISFHSRDHGDGAPFDGRGGTLAHAFAPTTGWFHYDADEPWSVGATRGAFDLETVALHEIGHLLGLGHSSVEGAIMFPTISSGVTKLGLHGDDLQGIKVLYNMA